The Lentisphaerota bacterium genome contains a region encoding:
- a CDS encoding FAD-dependent oxidoreductase, producing MASPVKIKVTVDEVVKPTNALVSYRFLPQGRVPRFQAGQFLHLALDDYHPDSQWPESRVFSIASSPSERTTELSVSISVKGRFTERIFNTLEKGSTCWLKLPYGEFLFPPDRPLVLIAGGVGITPYLSLLKQMLEEKSTQPVSLFYGIRSDAHDLFGDLLGRCASELPNFDKTIYCEDGSVPGNTGILDIGAIHAAAREGSLFYLSGPPAMIAAFKSRLRDLGVASEHIRIDDWE from the coding sequence ATGGCCAGTCCCGTTAAAATCAAAGTGACTGTTGATGAGGTCGTCAAACCGACGAACGCGCTGGTAAGCTATCGCTTCCTGCCGCAGGGGCGCGTGCCACGATTTCAGGCCGGACAGTTTCTGCATCTGGCGTTGGACGACTATCATCCCGACAGCCAGTGGCCCGAGTCGCGCGTCTTCTCGATTGCCAGTTCGCCCTCCGAACGGACGACGGAACTGTCCGTGTCGATTTCGGTGAAAGGGCGCTTCACGGAACGGATATTCAACACGCTGGAGAAGGGTTCGACGTGCTGGTTGAAGCTCCCCTATGGTGAATTTCTCTTTCCACCGGACCGGCCTCTCGTTCTCATTGCCGGTGGAGTCGGCATCACCCCCTACCTGTCGCTGCTCAAGCAGATGCTTGAGGAAAAGTCCACTCAGCCGGTATCGCTTTTCTACGGAATCCGTTCGGATGCGCACGACCTGTTTGGAGACCTGCTCGGACGCTGCGCGTCCGAGCTTCCAAACTTCGATAAGACGATTTATTGCGAAGACGGCTCCGTGCCCGGCAATACGGGAATCTTGGACATTGGAGCGATTCATGCCGCCGCGCGCGAGGGTTCGCTTTTCTATTTGTCCGGACCACCTGCCATGATCGCAGCTTTTAAGAGCCGTTTGCGCGACCTCGGCGTGGCGAGTGAGCACATTCGCATAGACGACTGGGAGTGA
- a CDS encoding IMP cyclohydrolase, with protein sequence MAATNLKAAYKTILDDHFTPKMEISFIDGATRQTLCYEKVTWVIDGEMKGLRYGENPGQEAALYKLVNGNLTLGEVTAIQPGRMLASEPELLQSGKHPGKTNLTDADNALNILRYLDAIPCAVIVKHNNPCGVAKGSSLAEAYFRANKADRLAAFGGCIALNREVDLETAKLVAENYAEVVVAPEFGPGVLDLFSTKKNLRVMRIGNMARLTGFVAQRVVDFKSLIDGGIVAQWSFVPEARTAKQLMPAECVMKDGTVHRIQRLPTPQESDDLIFGWLVEAGVTSNSVLYVKDGATVGVGTGEQDRVGVAEIARDKAYRKLADWLAWEKYATAYNELALKFGDAGQRRMAEIDEEVKARRGGLPGCSMVSDAFFPFRDGAEVGIREGITAIVQPGGAMRDWDVIDCCNDARVAMVFTGQRSFRH encoded by the coding sequence ATGGCTGCGACCAACCTGAAAGCCGCTTACAAAACCATCCTGGACGACCACTTCACCCCCAAGATGGAGATCAGTTTTATTGACGGCGCCACGCGCCAGACGCTGTGCTACGAAAAAGTCACCTGGGTGATCGACGGCGAGATGAAGGGGCTGCGTTATGGCGAGAATCCGGGCCAGGAAGCCGCCCTGTACAAGCTGGTCAACGGAAACCTGACCCTCGGCGAGGTCACCGCCATCCAGCCCGGACGCATGCTCGCATCCGAGCCTGAGCTGCTCCAGTCGGGCAAGCATCCCGGCAAGACCAATCTCACCGACGCCGACAACGCGCTCAACATCCTCCGCTATCTCGACGCCATCCCCTGCGCCGTGATTGTGAAGCATAACAATCCCTGCGGCGTGGCCAAGGGCTCATCGCTCGCCGAGGCCTACTTTCGCGCGAACAAGGCCGACCGCCTCGCCGCCTTCGGCGGCTGCATCGCGTTGAACCGGGAGGTGGATCTCGAAACCGCCAAACTGGTGGCTGAGAACTATGCCGAGGTGGTGGTCGCGCCCGAGTTCGGGCCGGGAGTGCTCGATCTCTTTTCAACTAAAAAGAATTTGCGTGTGATGCGCATCGGTAACATGGCCCGCCTCACCGGCTTCGTGGCGCAGCGCGTGGTTGATTTCAAGTCGCTCATCGACGGCGGCATCGTGGCCCAGTGGTCGTTCGTCCCCGAAGCCCGCACGGCCAAGCAACTCATGCCTGCCGAATGCGTAATGAAGGATGGCACGGTGCATCGCATCCAGCGCCTGCCCACGCCGCAGGAGTCTGACGACTTGATCTTCGGCTGGCTGGTTGAGGCGGGCGTCACCAGCAACTCCGTCCTGTACGTTAAGGACGGCGCGACGGTGGGCGTCGGTACCGGCGAGCAGGACCGCGTGGGCGTTGCCGAGATCGCCCGCGACAAGGCTTATCGCAAGCTGGCCGACTGGCTGGCCTGGGAGAAGTACGCGACGGCCTACAACGAGCTGGCGCTGAAGTTCGGCGACGCGGGACAGAGGCGCATGGCCGAAATTGACGAGGAGGTCAAGGCCCGCCGCGGCGGATTGCCCGGCTGCAGCATGGTCTCCGACGCCTTCTTCCCCTTCCGCGACGGCGCCGAGGTGGGCATTCGTGAAGGGATCACCGCCATTGTCCAGCCCGGCGGCGCCATGCGCGACTGGGATGTGATTGATTGTTGCAACGACGCCCGCGTCGCGATGGTCTTCACCGGGCAGAGAAGCTTCCGGCACTAG
- a CDS encoding DUF1846 domain-containing protein: MIKTGFDNEKYLQQQSEEILRRTELFGNKLYLEFGGKLMFDYHAARVLPGYDPNVKIRLLQKLRDKAEIVLCIFAGDIERKKIRADFGISYDADALKTIDDLRDAGLFIRAVVITRYDGQPAAKQFKTKLERRGVEVYCHRATRGYPTDMETIVSEEGYGANPYIATERPIVVVTGPGPGSGKLATCLTNLYHDRHNGRLAGYAKFETFPVWNMPLKHPANVAYEAATADLQDVNMIDPFHLEAHGQTAVNYNRDIAAFPLVRAIWERITQAPCPYKSPTDMGVNRVAFGIVDDLTVRDAALQEVIRRYFRHACEYALGMTERETVSRIEMLMQELRIAPTDRLVVKPSRTAAEACAGCGKGDHGICCGAALELADGRIVVGKNSTLMHAASAMVLNAVKLMAGIPDAIHLLSPDVVKAIVRMKRDVLIGKHASLNLDETLIALAISSASNPAAQAALDHLPELRDCEVHLTHIVSAGDEVGLRRLGLRHTCDAHFATADLYSEH, from the coding sequence ATGATTAAAACCGGATTTGACAACGAGAAATACCTTCAACAGCAATCGGAAGAAATCCTTCGCCGCACCGAGCTGTTCGGAAACAAACTCTATCTGGAGTTTGGAGGCAAACTGATGTTCGACTATCATGCGGCGCGGGTCCTTCCGGGCTATGATCCGAATGTCAAAATACGCCTGTTGCAGAAGCTTCGGGACAAGGCCGAAATTGTGCTCTGCATTTTTGCGGGTGACATCGAGCGCAAGAAAATTCGGGCTGATTTCGGAATCTCCTACGATGCCGATGCGCTGAAGACGATTGACGACTTGCGTGACGCGGGCCTGTTTATCCGAGCCGTTGTGATCACCCGTTACGATGGCCAGCCGGCAGCCAAGCAGTTCAAAACCAAGCTGGAGCGGCGCGGCGTCGAAGTCTACTGCCACCGGGCGACGCGAGGTTACCCGACCGACATGGAGACGATTGTCAGCGAAGAGGGGTACGGCGCCAATCCCTACATCGCGACCGAGCGGCCGATCGTCGTGGTGACCGGTCCCGGTCCGGGCAGCGGCAAACTGGCAACCTGTCTGACCAATCTCTACCATGATCGCCACAACGGCCGTCTCGCGGGCTACGCCAAATTTGAGACATTCCCGGTCTGGAACATGCCGCTCAAGCATCCGGCGAACGTCGCCTATGAGGCGGCCACGGCGGACCTGCAGGACGTCAACATGATCGATCCCTTTCATCTCGAAGCACATGGCCAGACGGCGGTCAATTACAATCGTGACATCGCCGCGTTTCCGCTTGTGCGTGCGATCTGGGAGCGGATCACACAGGCCCCGTGTCCCTATAAGTCACCTACGGACATGGGGGTCAACCGAGTCGCCTTCGGCATCGTCGACGACCTGACGGTGCGCGATGCGGCGCTTCAGGAGGTCATCCGCCGGTACTTCCGCCATGCGTGTGAATACGCCCTGGGCATGACGGAGCGCGAGACCGTCTCGCGCATCGAAATGCTCATGCAGGAATTGAGGATCGCGCCGACCGACCGGTTGGTGGTGAAGCCTTCGCGGACTGCTGCGGAGGCATGCGCGGGATGCGGCAAGGGGGATCATGGCATCTGCTGCGGCGCGGCGCTCGAGCTGGCCGATGGCCGTATCGTGGTTGGGAAGAACTCGACGCTTATGCATGCCGCATCCGCCATGGTCCTGAATGCGGTCAAGCTGATGGCCGGCATTCCCGACGCGATTCATTTGCTGTCGCCCGACGTCGTCAAGGCGATCGTGCGGATGAAGCGCGACGTGCTGATCGGAAAGCACGCGAGCCTCAATCTGGACGAGACCCTGATTGCCCTGGCCATCAGCTCGGCCTCCAATCCGGCGGCCCAGGCTGCGCTCGACCATCTGCCCGAACTGCGGGACTGCGAAGTGCATCTGACGCACATTGTCAGCGCAGGCGACGAGGTCGGCCTCCGGCGCCTCGGGTTGCGGCACACCTGCGACGCCCACTTTGCGACGGCCGATCTCTACAGCGAGCACTAA